The sequence TGGCCTTGGCGGCCGCCGCTTCGGTCTCGGCCTTGATCTCGGCCTGCTTCAGGTAGTACGTCCGCTCGGCGATGGCGATCTCCTCGGCCGCCTTCAGCCGGGCCTGCTCCGAGGCGCGCTTGGCGATCGCCTCGGCGATGTCCGCTTCCTGCTTGGCGCGGGCGGCCTCCGGACGGCCGAGGTCCTCCAGGTAGGAGCCCTCGGTGGTGATGTCCTGGATCTGGAAGGCGTCCAGGATCAGGCCCTGGCCGGAGAGGCTGGTCTCGGCCTCCTCGGCGACCTGGCCGGCGAACGCGGCCCGGTCGCGGATGATGTCCTCGACCGACATGCGGCCGACGATCGCGCGGAGCGCTCCGGAGAGCACTTCCTGGGTGAAGCCGACGATGCCGTCCTGCTGCTGGAGGAAGCGCTGGGCGGCGGCGCGGATCGCGTCCTCGCCACCCCCGACCTTGACGATCGCGACGCCTTCGAGGTTCGACTTCACGCCGCGCAGGGTGACCGCGCCACGGACGGCGATCGGGATGTGCCGGCTGGAGAGGTCCAGGGTGAACTTCTGCTGGACGAACGGCACGACGAAGACGCCGCCACCGACGACGACCTTCTGGCCGCTGTTGTCGACGCTGGTGAGGCCGGTGACCGGGTCCGTCGACTTCTTGCCGCGGCGGCCCGTGATGATGAAGGCCTCGCTGGGGCCTGCGACCTTGTACCGCGTGATGACGACCAGGCCGAGCAGGACGAGAAGTACGACGATGCCGATGACGGCGAGTGCTACTGGACTCATATGAGGTGTCCCCCCTGCCTCCCGGGTGGGGGACGGCAGATTGTTGTGGTGCCAGGTGCTGGTGGGGTGTGGGTGAGCTGGTGGTGAGTAAGGATGAGTGAGTGTGTGAGTAAGTGAGTGGATGAGGTGGTCGTGGGGCTCAGGTCGCCGGGCTGGGGAGCGGTGCCGGTTCGCGTGGTCAGCGCTCTACCGGGCGGACGGCGACCGACGTGGTCGACAGCTCCGCCTCCACCCAGACCTCGGTGCCCCGGACGACCGGCGCCGGGGACTTGGCCGCGTACTTGACGGGCTGGCCCGCCAGCCGCAGCATCACCTCGCCGTAGCCGTCGGCCGGGATGGCCGTCACGACCGTCCCCGACGTGCCGACGAGGTCGCCGCCGCGCGGCGTGGCAGAGGTCTGGTCCCGCATCAGGGCCTTGCTGAGTTTCCAGGTCAGCCAGCCCGCGACCACACCGGCCGCGACGCCGACGACGGTGGCCACGAACGGCCCGGCACCCGTGGTGCCAAGCACGATCGCTCCGCCGAAACCGAGCATCGAGATGAAGCCGGCGATCACCGGGAGCGAGAGCAGTCCGTCGAAGAGCCCGTCGAGTACGCCGTCGAGCATCCCTTCGAGGACGCCGCCGAAGATGAGGGAAAGGGCCAGCAGGACGATTCCCGCAATGCCGAGACCGAGAAAGAAGGTCACGCGATCACTCCCCTGTTTTTCGACTTCCCCCGGGATATTTCCGTCGAACTGGCTGGATGATCCCATAGGTGGCCGGTTCGTGGCACTGCCGGATCCCGGCAATCTTTACGCCGTTTTAATGCCGGACAACTGATCGGCAAGGGTGGAAAGTGACTGGAAGGTGGCGCCCAGCAGGGCGACGTGCTTCCAGCGTAGGACGCCGTCCGGGCCGATGAGGAAGACCGCCCGCCGTACGCCGATACCGGGGGCGGCGACCCCGTACGCCTTGGCGATCTCCCGGCCCTCGTCGGCCAGCAGCGGCATGCGGAGCCCGTAGGTGCGGGCGAACGACTCGTGGCTGTCCACACCCTGTGGACTGATTCCCCAGACCTCCGCGTCGAGGCCCTCGAAGGTCTCCATGCCCGAGGAGTACGAGCAGAGCTGCTTCGTGCAGACGCTGGTGTTGTCCCCGGGGTAGAAGGCCAGCACCAGGGCCCGGCCCCGGGCGGCGGAGAGGGTGTAGTCGCCGCGTTCGAAGGTGTCCCCGGGCACGGACGGGCCGGACAGGACACCGCCCGGGAGCGTGAAGTCCGGTGCCGGGGTGCCGAGGGGAGGTCCTGCCGCCATGACGACTCCTTCTTATGCGTTCGTGGTACGTACATGGATGGGGGCGTGCCCGTACAGTGAACGGCACTTTCCGCCCGTTGACACGTTCGGCCCAATCCGGAACCGGGTCCGCACCGAATACGGAGGGAGCGGGACCATCGGCGCCCGCACCCGGATCTGGAGGTACGCGTGGCCCAACGACCGCCGTCGGCTGCGGTTCTCGTCCTGCACGGGGGCCATGAGAACGGGACGGAGCCGCCGCCCTGGGGCCCACTCAACCTCCCCGGCGTCCGCATGCGCCCCTTCGTCCGCGCCCTGCGCCGTGCCACCCGCGCACCCCGGGCCGACGGCGACGGTGACGGTACGCAGGTCCTCGTACGGCAGGTGCGGTACGCCCACCGGGGGTGGAACGGGCCCCGCGCCGACGCCCTCCGCGACGCCCTGGCCGCGCTGGACGCCCTCGGCGAGGAGGCCGGGGACGTGCCGGTGGTCCTCCTCGGCCACTCCATGGGCGCCCGGGCCGCCCTGCGCGCCGCCGGGCACCCCCTCGTACGCGGCGTCGTCGGCCTCGCCCCCTGGTGCCCGCCGGGCGACCCGGTGACCCAGCTCGCGGGCCGCGACATCGTCCTCGTCCACAGCAGCCGGGACCGGATCACCAGCCCCCAGGCCACCCAGTCCCTCACCGCCCGGGCCCGCCGCGCCGGCGCCCGTACCTGCATGGTCACCGTCCGGGGCGGCGACCACGCCATGATCCGCCGCGCCCCGGCCTGGCACCGGCTCACCACCGAGCTGGTCACCGGGTTGCTGGGTACCGGCAGTCTGCCGGAGCCCGTCACCGCCGCCCTCGGGCTGCCGCGCACCGCCGAGCCCACGGAGGGCACCCTCGACCTCGACCGGCTGCGCGGCGAGCGGGGACCGGCCGGACTCCTGCCGAGTTCCTGACCCGGGGGCGCCTTGGCCCGGACGTACGCGCGTACAGACACGTACGTACGCGCGTACAGAGGCGCCGCGCTGCGGATGCGGTGCCGGGGGCCGCCGCCCACGATGGAGTTCCGGAGGCCGATCTACGGCGGAGGAGAACCCCTTGCAGGCCGAAGCCGAAGCGTGCGGCGACGGTATGCCGTCGTCCTTCGACCCCTCGACCGTGGCCGCCCTGCTGGACGGCAACCCCGCCGGAGTCGCCGTACTCGACGCGAACCTCCGCTACACCTACGTCAACCCCGCGCTCGAACGGCTCAACGGCCTCCGCGCCGGCGCCCACATCGGCCACACCTTCTCCGAGGTGCTCCCCGAACTCCGCGGCCAGGCCGCCGTCCTGCGCGGCGTCCTGCGTGACGGCGAACCCCGCGAGCAGACCATCACCGGCCGGACCTGGGCCGCGTCCTCCGCCGAGCCCCGCTTCTGGCGCGCCACCTACCACCGGCTGGAGACGGGCGGGTCCGTCTGCGGGCTGATGGTGATCGTCGTCGAGATCAGCGACGTCGCCCGGCAGCGGGCGGAGCTGGAGGAGGCCCGGGGCCATGTGGCGCTGCTCTCCACGGCCGCCGTCCGGATCGGCACCACCCTCGACATGGACACCACCTGCCGGGAGCTGGCCGAGTTCGTGGTGCCCGCCTTCGCCGACGTGGCGGCCGTCGACGTCTTCCCGCCCGAAGTCGGCCACCCCGTACGCCGCCCCGAGCCCGGTGTCCTGCGGCTGCGCCGGGCCGCGCTGCGGGGCGAGGGGCCTCTCGACGAGCAGGTGCAGCGGTTCGGATACCCGGGGCAGTACGTCGACTTCGCGGCGGACTCCGCCGTCACCCGCTGCCTCGCCGAGAACGAGCCGGTCCTCGACGACTGGAAGGACCACCAGCGCGGCCGCTCCGCCTTCACCTCCGACCGGATCGCCGCCTCCCAGGCCCTCGGGCTGCGCCAGGCGCTCGTCGTCCCGCTCAACGCCCGGGGCCACCAGATCGGCTCGCTCAGCCTGGTCCGGGCCGAGAGCTCGCCCGCCTTCACCGACCAGGACATCGTCGTCGCCCGGGAGGTCGCCGGGCGGGCCGCCGTCGACCTCGACCACGCCCGCCGCTACGACCACGAGCACAGCATCGCCCGCGAGCTCCAGGGCTCCCTGCTCTCCGAACCCCGCGGCCCCCACCCGCACGTCGAGATCGCCACCCGCTACCTCCCCGCCGACCGGGGCGTCCTGGTGGGCGGCGACTGGTTCGACGTCGTACCGCTCCAGGACGGCCGCCATCTCAAGGCCATGGGCGACGTGATGGGCCACGGGGTGGAGGCCGCCGTGGCGATGAGCCACTACCGCTCGCTCCTGCGGCTGCTGGCCGGCGACGACCTGCCGCCGCACCAGATCCTGGAGCAGCTGGACGCCATGGTGGAGCGGTCGGGCCTGGACCGGGCGGCGACCTGCCTGCTCGCCGTCGTCGACCGGTTCGGCGGGGTGTGCGAGGTGGCCAGCGCGGGCCATCTGCCGCCGGTGTTCATCGACCCGGGGGCGGCCGGGGCCCGCATCGTCCGGGTGGAGTCCGGGCCGCCGCTGGGCACCGGCTTCGGCGGCTACCGGACCACCGCCGTGCCGTGCGGTTCGGGGACGGTGCTGTTCATGTACACCGACGGCCTGGTGGAGCGCCGGGGCGAGGACATCGACGTGTCCGTGGAGCGGCTGGCCTCGCTGACCCTGCCGCGCACCGGGACGCTGGAGGACCTGCTGGACCGGGTGGTGGACAGGTTCGGCGGGGACGCGGAGGACGACATCGCGGTGCTCGCCTCCCGGATCAGGGAGGGGCCGCCGGTGCTGCGGAGGCCCGATCCGACATGAGAGCTGGTTGTTCAGCCCAGCTCCAGGCTGGTGATGCCGTAGTACCCGCCCCGGTCGATCACCGGCTCCGGGCCCGTGTACATCCGGGCCGTGTCGAACGACGGCGTCAGGCCCAGCACGCCCGCGAGCCGTACGGCCGCCGGGTTGACGTCCGGTACGTCGACCGCCACCGCCCCGTCCGGCACCGTCGCCGCGAGCGCGCTCACCAGGGCCGCCGCCACCGCCGGGGACGCGGCGTAGAGCGGGCCGATCCGGGAGGCCGCCCGGCAGGCGCGTACCGCCCCGAGGCCCTGGAGCTCCCCGTCCCGGACCGCCGCCAGCGCGGTGCGGCCCGGCGCGGTGATCCAGGACGCCAGGAAGCCGTCGCGGGGCGCCGGGAAGAACCGCCGGTCGTACGCGGCGAGGTGCGCGAACGGTACGGTCCGGGCGTCGACCAGCGAGGTGCCGGGCGGCGGTGCGATGTCCGTCGGCGGGGTGCCCTCGTACCGGGCGTTGCTCCAGCAGGTACGGAAGCCGGAGCGGCGGTAGTTGTCCTGCTGTGCGGGCACCCCGTCCAGCCCGACGTTGCGGCCGGAGAGCCGGTCCGTCCCGGCCTGCCAGGTGCGCAGCCCGTACCCCTGGCCGCGCAGGTGGGGGCGGGTCAGATAGAAGCCCAGGAAGCCGTGGTCGGGGCCGTACCGCACGACGGAGACGGAGGTGACCGGTACGCCGTCGAGGCGGCCGATCAGGAAGCCGCCCGGGTCGGTCGGGAAGAAGACCCCGCCGTCGGCGAGGCCCGGGTTCCAGCCCTCCTCGTGGGCCCAGACGCCCAGCGTCACGATGTCCTCGGCGCTGGCCGCGGTGATCTCGAAGTCCTCGACGGGGTTCGGCACGGCACAGTCGTACCCAGGGCGTGGGCGGTTCAGTGATCCGTGGTTACGCCGTTGGAGTGGTCGCCGCCCCTATGCCGTCTCCGCGTTCTCCCGGCGCCGGCCGCGCAGCTGCCGCAGGATCAGCGCGGCCGAGGTGATCAGCGGCAGCATCCCCGCCACCGCGTCGGCCGTGTTCAGCCTGTCGTGCGAGCCCTTGGCCCGGCGCACCTGCTTCGAGGCCCTGAGCACGGCGAGCGCGCTGCTGCCCAGGCTCAGCGCGAGCCCCACCTTGCTGCCGCGCAGGCCCTTGGCGGGCGCGGAGCGGTTCTTCTTCGCCATCGGAGGTACCTCCACGAGGTGCGGGGCGGGGTGTTCCGGACTCGCCCGTTCCACGTAACCGGGTCAGCCCCGCCCCCGCAAACGGACCCGCCCCCGCGACCGGCCGTTCACCATCCCGTCCAGAGCAGGTGGTTGATCAGCAGCGCCGGGACCACCGACGCCACCAGCCAGTACCGGGCCGTCCGGGCGGGCAGCAGGGCGGCGGAGGGCAGCAGCCACAGCAGGAACGGCTGCCAGATGCGCTCGGTCTCCGCCTTGCTCATCCCGGAGAGGTCGGCGGCGAGCAGCGCCACCAGCGCCGCGAGGACGAGCAGCGCCAGCCGTTGAGCGGGGGCGTGCGGTGCCGGCCGCTGGGCCGGGGCGTGCGGTGCCCTGTCGCCCGTGCGTCGTACGCCCCCGGCGCGTGTACGGAGTTCCCGTACGGCCCCGAAGGCGTACGACGCACTCCGGCGCACTCCGGCGACCGC is a genomic window of Streptomyces sp. SID8374 containing:
- a CDS encoding flotillin family protein, with the protein product MSPVALAVIGIVVLLVLLGLVVITRYKVAGPSEAFIITGRRGKKSTDPVTGLTSVDNSGQKVVVGGGVFVVPFVQQKFTLDLSSRHIPIAVRGAVTLRGVKSNLEGVAIVKVGGGEDAIRAAAQRFLQQQDGIVGFTQEVLSGALRAIVGRMSVEDIIRDRAAFAGQVAEEAETSLSGQGLILDAFQIQDITTEGSYLEDLGRPEAARAKQEADIAEAIAKRASEQARLKAAEEIAIAERTYYLKQAEIKAETEAAAAKANAAGPLAEAARQQEVLMEQEKVAERQAALTDRELDTKVRKPADAARYQAEQEAEARRIAQVKEAEADAERSRLTGQGEKLHRSALADAVRIEGEAEAASIAAKGAAEAEAMQKKADAFAQYGDAAVLQMLVEVLPEVVAKASEPLSAIDKLTVISTDGASQLARTVTDNVAQGVELLSSTTGVDVASLLQNLKDRTGGPADTSSSTPEKGTQDKKKDQIEITD
- a CDS encoding GNAT family N-acetyltransferase — encoded protein: MPNPVEDFEITAASAEDIVTLGVWAHEEGWNPGLADGGVFFPTDPGGFLIGRLDGVPVTSVSVVRYGPDHGFLGFYLTRPHLRGQGYGLRTWQAGTDRLSGRNVGLDGVPAQQDNYRRSGFRTCWSNARYEGTPPTDIAPPPGTSLVDARTVPFAHLAAYDRRFFPAPRDGFLASWITAPGRTALAAVRDGELQGLGAVRACRAASRIGPLYAASPAVAAALVSALAATVPDGAVAVDVPDVNPAAVRLAGVLGLTPSFDTARMYTGPEPVIDRGGYYGITSLELG
- a CDS encoding alpha/beta fold hydrolase — translated: MAQRPPSAAVLVLHGGHENGTEPPPWGPLNLPGVRMRPFVRALRRATRAPRADGDGDGTQVLVRQVRYAHRGWNGPRADALRDALAALDALGEEAGDVPVVLLGHSMGARAALRAAGHPLVRGVVGLAPWCPPGDPVTQLAGRDIVLVHSSRDRITSPQATQSLTARARRAGARTCMVTVRGGDHAMIRRAPAWHRLTTELVTGLLGTGSLPEPVTAALGLPRTAEPTEGTLDLDRLRGERGPAGLLPSS
- a CDS encoding peroxiredoxin, with protein sequence MAAGPPLGTPAPDFTLPGGVLSGPSVPGDTFERGDYTLSAARGRALVLAFYPGDNTSVCTKQLCSYSSGMETFEGLDAEVWGISPQGVDSHESFARTYGLRMPLLADEGREIAKAYGVAAPGIGVRRAVFLIGPDGVLRWKHVALLGATFQSLSTLADQLSGIKTA
- a CDS encoding SpoIIE family protein phosphatase, with translation MPSSFDPSTVAALLDGNPAGVAVLDANLRYTYVNPALERLNGLRAGAHIGHTFSEVLPELRGQAAVLRGVLRDGEPREQTITGRTWAASSAEPRFWRATYHRLETGGSVCGLMVIVVEISDVARQRAELEEARGHVALLSTAAVRIGTTLDMDTTCRELAEFVVPAFADVAAVDVFPPEVGHPVRRPEPGVLRLRRAALRGEGPLDEQVQRFGYPGQYVDFAADSAVTRCLAENEPVLDDWKDHQRGRSAFTSDRIAASQALGLRQALVVPLNARGHQIGSLSLVRAESSPAFTDQDIVVAREVAGRAAVDLDHARRYDHEHSIARELQGSLLSEPRGPHPHVEIATRYLPADRGVLVGGDWFDVVPLQDGRHLKAMGDVMGHGVEAAVAMSHYRSLLRLLAGDDLPPHQILEQLDAMVERSGLDRAATCLLAVVDRFGGVCEVASAGHLPPVFIDPGAAGARIVRVESGPPLGTGFGGYRTTAVPCGSGTVLFMYTDGLVERRGEDIDVSVERLASLTLPRTGTLEDLLDRVVDRFGGDAEDDIAVLASRIREGPPVLRRPDPT